The Cyanobacteriota bacterium genome contains the following window.
TCCACCAGTTGCTTGGCCTCCTGCTCATACAGCCCAAACAGGGTAAACAACATCTCTGGGTTAGAAGCCTCGAAGTTGTAGGTCGATTGCTCAATTTCGCCCTGGAGGTGCACATCGCCATAGGTAATCTGATCATTCCAGCGAATTGCCGTAAAAGCATTCACCTCTTGCAGGTACATGGTCAGGCGCTCCAGCCCGTAGGTGATTTCGATCGACA
Protein-coding sequences here:
- a CDS encoding glycine--tRNA ligase subunit alpha; amino-acid sequence: SIEITYGLERLTMYLQEVNAFTAIRWNDQITYGDVHLQGEIEQSTYNFEASNPEMLFTLFGLYEQEAKQLVDRGLVTPALDYVLKCSHTFNLLDARGVIAVTERTRYIGRIRNLARQTAILYLKQREALGFPLQKHSPVAVT